The following are encoded together in the Nocardioides okcheonensis genome:
- a CDS encoding acyl-CoA dehydrogenase family protein: MTTHEVPPVSDLPSLDPDVDVAALRTLLDGRHREVRDLVRSNLAEHAGILEDAEVLDRAAYRERVRDVVVTMAGTGQTGMGFPAAYGGGGDLGASIAAFETLAYGDLSVLVKVGVQFGLFGGAILQLGTKHHHDAYLADLVAGRTMGCFAMTESGHGSNVQALGTVASYDVEAQEFVITTPDDASRKDYIGNAAAHAELAVVFAQLEVGGERHGVHAFVVPVRDGDRVLDGVRVEDDGPKMGLNGVDNGRLWFDGVRVPRTALLNQFAEVTPEGRYLSPIDNPNRRFFTMLGTLVQGRVCVGGAGINAAKVALTIAVRYADRRRQFEASATGEEQVLLDYGMHQRRLLPLLARTYALHAAQEVVAGQLHDVFSGPGPVEDGADEHARRMLESRAAGTKALGTWHATRTIQECREACGGAGYLSENRFAALKADTDVFTTFEGDNHVLLQLVAKGLLTDYAGAFEDMDQLGMARFVAGVAVDTVVERTSGHKLVQSVRDLLPGGDSWDQEAGLLDPNYQLAMLRFREEHMIAGVARRLKRGIDQGDDPGVVFSRVQDHVIAAARAHTERLVLEAFVAQVRAVTDDDLKATLGLLCDLHALSTIEADRAWFMEHGRLSSARSKAISREVGALCRRVRPLAVDLVDAFGVPDEVLRSPDLLGWTDAGPVR; encoded by the coding sequence ATGACCACCCACGAGGTGCCGCCCGTCTCCGACCTGCCGAGCCTCGACCCGGACGTCGACGTCGCCGCGCTGCGCACCCTGCTCGACGGTCGCCACCGCGAGGTCCGCGACCTCGTGCGCTCCAACCTCGCCGAGCACGCGGGGATCCTCGAGGACGCCGAGGTGCTGGACCGCGCCGCCTACCGCGAGCGGGTCAGGGACGTCGTGGTCACGATGGCCGGCACCGGCCAGACCGGCATGGGCTTCCCCGCGGCCTACGGCGGCGGCGGTGACCTCGGTGCCTCGATCGCCGCGTTCGAGACCCTGGCCTACGGCGACCTGTCGGTCCTGGTGAAGGTGGGCGTCCAGTTCGGCCTGTTCGGCGGCGCGATCCTGCAGCTCGGCACGAAGCACCACCACGACGCGTACCTCGCCGACCTCGTCGCCGGGCGCACGATGGGCTGCTTCGCGATGACCGAGTCCGGCCACGGCTCCAACGTCCAGGCCCTCGGCACCGTCGCGTCGTACGACGTCGAGGCGCAGGAGTTCGTCATCACGACGCCCGACGACGCCAGCCGCAAGGACTACATCGGCAACGCCGCGGCCCACGCCGAGCTCGCGGTGGTGTTCGCCCAGCTCGAGGTCGGCGGCGAGCGGCACGGCGTGCACGCCTTCGTCGTCCCGGTCCGCGACGGCGACCGGGTGCTCGACGGCGTCCGGGTCGAGGACGACGGACCCAAGATGGGCCTCAACGGCGTCGACAACGGACGGCTCTGGTTCGACGGCGTGCGGGTGCCGCGCACCGCGCTGCTCAACCAGTTCGCCGAGGTGACCCCCGAGGGCCGCTACCTCTCGCCGATCGACAACCCCAATCGGCGCTTCTTCACCATGCTCGGCACCCTCGTGCAGGGTCGCGTGTGCGTCGGCGGCGCCGGCATCAACGCCGCCAAGGTCGCCCTCACCATCGCGGTGCGCTACGCCGATCGGCGCCGGCAGTTCGAGGCGAGCGCGACGGGGGAGGAGCAGGTCCTCCTCGACTACGGCATGCACCAGCGCCGCCTGCTGCCGCTGCTGGCCCGGACCTACGCGCTCCACGCCGCGCAGGAGGTCGTCGCCGGCCAGCTCCACGACGTCTTCTCCGGCCCGGGTCCCGTCGAGGACGGGGCCGACGAGCACGCGCGCCGGATGCTGGAGTCGCGGGCCGCCGGGACCAAGGCGCTCGGGACCTGGCACGCGACCCGCACCATCCAGGAGTGCCGCGAGGCGTGCGGCGGTGCGGGCTACCTCAGCGAGAACCGGTTCGCCGCGCTCAAGGCCGACACCGACGTCTTCACCACCTTCGAGGGCGACAACCACGTGCTGCTCCAGCTCGTCGCCAAGGGCCTGCTCACCGACTACGCCGGCGCGTTCGAGGACATGGACCAGCTCGGGATGGCCCGCTTCGTGGCCGGCGTCGCCGTCGACACCGTCGTCGAGCGCACCTCGGGCCACAAGCTGGTGCAGTCGGTGCGCGACCTGCTCCCCGGCGGCGACTCCTGGGACCAGGAGGCCGGGCTGCTCGACCCGAACTACCAGCTCGCCATGCTGCGTTTCCGCGAGGAGCACATGATCGCCGGCGTCGCGCGCCGCCTCAAGCGCGGGATCGACCAGGGCGACGACCCCGGCGTCGTCTTCTCGCGGGTGCAGGACCACGTCATCGCCGCGGCCCGCGCCCACACCGAGCGGCTGGTGCTGGAGGCGTTCGTCGCGCAGGTCCGGGCCGTCACCGACGACGACCTCAAGGCGACCCTCGGACTGCTCTGCGACCTGCACGCCCTGTCCACCATCGAGGCCGACCGGGCTTGGTTCATGGAGCACGGCCGGCTCTCCAGCGCCCGCTCCAAGGCGATCAGCCGCGAGGTCGGGGCGCTGTGCCGGCGGGTCCGACCGCTCGCGGTCGACCTCGTCGACGCCTTCGGGGTGCCCGACGAGGTGCTGCGCAGCCCCGACCTGCTGGGCTGGACCGACGCGGGGCCGGTCCGATGA
- a CDS encoding alpha/beta hydrolase, with product MTFGGLPTRWEPAGASRGVALVAPGRSYPPTAPLLDFAKVALLQHGFTVQQIWWDSLTRGEEESEPWVRRHVAAAHAQEDADHVLVVGKSLGTLAASYAAERGLDAIWLTPLLTTPAVVEALGANAGRQLVVGGLADELWDPAVARELEEGGCQVLAVPDADHGMGTRDAVRTAEIHLEVARAVETYLSGLDGA from the coding sequence ATGACGTTCGGGGGGCTGCCGACCCGATGGGAGCCGGCCGGCGCGAGCCGCGGGGTGGCGCTGGTCGCCCCCGGCCGGTCCTACCCGCCCACCGCGCCGCTGCTCGACTTCGCGAAGGTCGCGCTGCTGCAGCACGGCTTCACCGTCCAGCAGATCTGGTGGGACAGCCTGACGCGGGGCGAGGAGGAGTCCGAGCCGTGGGTACGCCGCCACGTCGCGGCCGCCCACGCACAGGAGGACGCCGACCACGTGCTCGTCGTCGGCAAGTCGCTCGGCACCCTCGCCGCGTCGTACGCCGCCGAGCGCGGGCTCGACGCGATCTGGCTCACCCCGCTGCTCACCACCCCGGCGGTGGTCGAGGCGCTCGGCGCCAACGCCGGCCGCCAGCTCGTCGTCGGCGGCCTGGCCGACGAGCTGTGGGACCCCGCCGTCGCGCGCGAGCTCGAGGAGGGCGGCTGCCAGGTGCTCGCAGTGCCGGACGCCGACCACGGCATGGGCACCCGCGACGCGGTCCGCACCGCCGAGATCCACCTCGAGGTGGCCCGGGCCGTCGAGACGTACCTGTCCGGCCTGGACGGGGCCTGA
- a CDS encoding class I SAM-dependent methyltransferase: MRLRAIGEWSEDPLWARIYPHLVEHPVLGAPLWRLGLGTDLSRLEAAAAEIGDLPDGARVLDVPAGGGIALRGLRPGAHVDLVAADISPRMLERTAAAAVRLGVRDQVTTSLADVGRLPFPDDTFDLVVSFTGLHVFPDPHRAIDEMVRVLRPGATISGSALFADDFRGLERRYRLVHAAGRAGRVLGPMCSSADAAAWLAAAGARDVRVEMSGGIGWFRAVKGLPA; this comes from the coding sequence GTGCGGCTCCGGGCGATCGGCGAGTGGAGCGAGGACCCGCTCTGGGCCCGGATCTACCCGCACCTCGTCGAGCACCCGGTCCTCGGGGCGCCCCTGTGGCGGCTCGGCCTCGGCACCGACCTGTCCCGGCTGGAGGCCGCGGCCGCCGAGATCGGTGACCTCCCCGACGGTGCCCGCGTGCTCGACGTGCCGGCCGGCGGCGGGATCGCGCTGCGCGGGCTGCGGCCGGGCGCCCACGTCGACCTGGTCGCCGCCGACATCTCGCCGCGGATGCTCGAGCGCACCGCCGCGGCGGCCGTCCGGCTCGGCGTGCGCGACCAGGTCACCACGTCCCTCGCCGACGTCGGCCGGCTGCCGTTCCCCGACGACACCTTCGACCTCGTCGTCTCCTTCACCGGCCTCCACGTCTTCCCCGACCCGCACCGCGCGATCGACGAGATGGTCCGGGTGCTGCGGCCGGGCGCGACGATCAGCGGCAGCGCGCTCTTCGCCGACGACTTCCGCGGCCTCGAGCGCCGCTACCGGCTGGTCCACGCGGCCGGTCGCGCCGGGCGGGTGCTCGGCCCGATGTGCAGCTCGGCGGACGCGGCCGCCTGGCTCGCTGCGGCCGGCGCGCGCGACGTACGCGTCGAGATGAGCGGCGGGATCGGCTGGTTCCGGGCGGTCAAGGGACTCCCGGCCTAG
- a CDS encoding carboxymuconolactone decarboxylase family protein, whose protein sequence is MPSQFRIPKATIDGAYGALMTRFARRTWGQVPDNAHVLWHHKPLMRAVLGFEQKVARWHALDPHLKAYAEMASAGAIGCSWCLDFGYFMAHTKGLDEAKVREVPRWRESDAFTDLEREVMAYAEAMTATPPEVTDEMVARLDERLGHAAVVELTMMVAVENQRSRFNSAMGLASQGFSDVCELPLAPAGTARA, encoded by the coding sequence ATGCCCAGCCAGTTCCGCATCCCGAAGGCCACCATCGACGGGGCCTACGGCGCCCTCATGACGCGCTTCGCGCGCCGCACCTGGGGCCAGGTGCCCGACAACGCCCACGTCCTGTGGCACCACAAGCCGCTCATGCGCGCCGTTCTCGGCTTCGAGCAGAAGGTCGCGAGGTGGCACGCGCTCGACCCGCACCTCAAGGCGTACGCCGAGATGGCGAGCGCCGGCGCGATCGGGTGCTCGTGGTGCCTCGACTTCGGCTACTTCATGGCCCACACGAAGGGCCTCGACGAGGCCAAGGTCCGCGAGGTGCCGCGCTGGCGCGAGTCCGACGCGTTCACCGACCTCGAGCGCGAGGTGATGGCCTACGCCGAGGCGATGACCGCCACGCCACCGGAGGTCACCGACGAGATGGTGGCCCGCCTCGACGAACGGCTCGGCCACGCCGCCGTCGTCGAGCTGACCATGATGGTGGCCGTGGAGAACCAGCGCTCGCGCTTCAACTCGGCGATGGGCCTGGCGTCGCAGGGCTTCAGCGACGTGTGCGAGCTGCCCCTGGCGCCGGCCGGGACGGCCCGCGCGTGA
- a CDS encoding RNA polymerase sigma-70 factor, protein MSDPTAAFTAHRRLLFTVAYEMLGSAADAEDVLQEVWLRWADVPVEEVRDPRAYLVRVTARLSLNRMRTLERRREDYVGTWLPEPVLTAPDVAQDVELADSVSTAMLLVLETLPPTERAVFVLREVFDVPYAEIAEAVGKSEPAVRQVASRARTHVAARRPRSSVSTAERDAVIERFRAATAGGDLQALMDVLAPDVVLMTDGGGKVKAALNPIFGRDKVLRFLTAVAPDALELEPVWLNGSPAIQFVVAGQRDGVGTMLVEDGVVTRLFLVRNPDKLGAVATEVGLAR, encoded by the coding sequence GTGAGCGACCCGACCGCGGCGTTCACCGCCCACCGCCGCCTCCTCTTCACGGTCGCCTACGAGATGCTCGGCTCGGCGGCCGACGCCGAGGACGTCCTGCAGGAGGTCTGGCTGCGGTGGGCCGACGTGCCGGTCGAGGAGGTGCGCGACCCGCGGGCGTACCTCGTCCGGGTCACCGCCCGGCTCAGCCTCAACCGGATGCGCACGCTGGAGCGGCGCCGCGAGGACTACGTCGGCACCTGGCTCCCGGAGCCGGTGCTCACCGCCCCCGACGTCGCCCAGGACGTCGAGCTCGCCGACAGCGTCTCGACCGCCATGCTGCTCGTGCTCGAGACCCTGCCGCCCACCGAGCGGGCCGTCTTCGTGCTGCGCGAGGTCTTCGACGTGCCCTACGCCGAGATCGCGGAGGCGGTCGGGAAGTCCGAGCCGGCGGTGCGGCAGGTGGCCAGCCGTGCGCGTACCCACGTCGCCGCGCGGCGTCCGCGGTCCTCGGTGAGCACCGCCGAGCGCGACGCGGTGATCGAGCGGTTCCGGGCCGCCACCGCCGGCGGCGACCTCCAGGCGCTGATGGACGTCCTGGCCCCCGACGTCGTGCTGATGACCGACGGCGGCGGCAAGGTGAAGGCCGCGCTCAACCCGATCTTCGGCCGCGACAAGGTCCTGCGCTTCCTCACCGCCGTCGCCCCCGACGCGCTCGAGCTCGAGCCGGTCTGGCTCAACGGCTCGCCGGCGATCCAGTTCGTGGTCGCCGGGCAGCGCGACGGCGTTGGCACCATGCTCGTCGAGGACGGCGTCGTGACCCGGCTGTTCCTCGTCCGCAACCCCGACAAGCTCGGCGCCGTCGCGACGGAGGTCGGCCTCGCGCGCTGA
- the lon gene encoding endopeptidase La, protein MTQNQSLPAQLPVVFLHDTVVLPGMVVPIELDDSSRAAIDAARLAHDAARDGAGDAEPTRVLVAPRLEDRYATHGVVAVVDRVGRFAGGKPAAVLRAERRVAIGAGVTGPGAALWVEAEPVPASPPTDEVRELAEHYRALVVSILERREAWQVIDTVRRIADPDALADTSGWAPYLSADQKRQVLETPDVGERLRLLVDWTRAYDTEDEVTSTISQDVREELEKTQREFVLRQQLAAIRKELGEGEPDGSDDYRARVEGADLPEAVREAALREVDKLERSSDQNPEAGWIRTWLDTVLELPWNERTEDSHDVAAARAVLDADHHGLDEVKDRITEHLAVRARRAERGLQVVGGRGSGAVVLLAGPPGVGKTSLGESVARAMGRRFVRVALGGVRDEAEVRGHRRTYVGALPGRIVRAIKEAGSMNPVVLLDEVDKVGADHRGDPAAALLEVLDPAQNHTFRDHYLELDLDLSDVLFIATANVVEQIPSALLDRMELVTVDGYTEDDKVAIARDFLVPRQLERAALTPDEVTVSDAALGALAASYTREAGVRQLERLLAKAFRKAATRLATGEVDRLDIDEPDLVDLVGRPRFTPDSHERTDVPGVATGLAVTGLGGDVLYVETSVADGTAGLTVTGQLGDVMKESASIALSWVRAHATELGIGPSAFDRSIHVHFPAGAVPKDGPSAGVTMVTALVSLLTGRPVRSEVGMTGEVSLSGRVLPIGGLKQKLLAAQRAGLTTVYVPERNRPDLDDVPAELLAELDVRPVGRVTDILAEALEPAASDGAAPEVSAA, encoded by the coding sequence ATGACGCAGAACCAGTCCCTCCCGGCCCAGCTGCCGGTGGTGTTCCTCCACGACACGGTCGTGCTGCCCGGCATGGTCGTGCCCATCGAGCTCGACGACTCCTCCCGCGCGGCGATCGACGCCGCCCGGCTCGCGCACGACGCCGCCCGCGACGGCGCCGGCGACGCCGAGCCCACCCGCGTCCTGGTCGCCCCGCGGCTCGAGGACCGCTACGCCACCCACGGCGTCGTCGCCGTGGTCGACCGCGTCGGTCGGTTCGCCGGCGGCAAGCCCGCGGCCGTGCTGCGCGCCGAGCGCCGGGTCGCGATCGGTGCCGGGGTGACCGGTCCCGGTGCCGCGCTCTGGGTCGAGGCCGAGCCCGTCCCCGCGTCGCCGCCCACCGACGAGGTCCGGGAGCTGGCCGAGCACTACCGCGCCCTGGTCGTGTCGATCCTGGAGCGCCGCGAGGCGTGGCAGGTGATCGACACCGTCCGGCGCATCGCCGACCCCGACGCGCTCGCCGACACCTCCGGTTGGGCGCCGTACCTCTCGGCCGACCAGAAGCGGCAGGTGCTCGAGACGCCGGACGTCGGGGAGCGGCTGCGGCTGCTGGTCGACTGGACCCGGGCCTACGACACCGAGGACGAGGTCACCTCCACGATCAGCCAGGACGTGCGCGAGGAGCTGGAGAAGACCCAGCGCGAGTTCGTGCTGCGCCAGCAGCTCGCCGCGATCCGCAAGGAGCTCGGCGAGGGCGAGCCCGACGGCTCGGACGACTACCGTGCCCGCGTCGAGGGCGCCGACCTGCCCGAGGCGGTCCGCGAGGCCGCGCTGCGCGAGGTCGACAAGCTGGAGCGCTCGAGCGACCAGAACCCGGAGGCCGGCTGGATCCGCACCTGGCTCGACACCGTCCTCGAGCTGCCGTGGAACGAGCGCACCGAGGACTCCCACGACGTCGCCGCCGCCCGCGCGGTGCTCGACGCCGACCACCACGGCCTCGACGAGGTCAAGGACCGGATCACCGAGCACCTCGCCGTGCGCGCGCGCCGGGCCGAGCGCGGGCTGCAGGTCGTCGGCGGCCGCGGCTCCGGCGCGGTCGTGCTGCTCGCCGGTCCGCCCGGCGTCGGCAAGACGTCGCTCGGGGAGTCCGTCGCCCGGGCGATGGGCCGGAGGTTCGTCCGCGTCGCGCTCGGCGGCGTCCGGGACGAGGCGGAGGTCCGCGGCCACCGGCGGACGTACGTCGGCGCCCTCCCGGGCCGCATCGTGCGCGCGATCAAGGAGGCCGGCTCGATGAATCCGGTCGTCCTGCTCGACGAGGTCGACAAGGTCGGCGCGGACCACCGCGGCGACCCCGCGGCCGCCCTGCTCGAGGTCCTCGACCCGGCGCAGAACCACACCTTCCGCGACCACTACCTCGAGCTCGACCTCGATCTCTCCGACGTGCTCTTCATCGCGACCGCCAACGTCGTCGAGCAGATCCCCTCGGCGCTGCTCGACCGGATGGAGCTGGTCACCGTCGACGGCTACACCGAGGACGACAAGGTCGCCATCGCGCGCGACTTCCTCGTCCCGCGGCAGCTCGAGCGGGCGGCCCTGACGCCCGACGAGGTCACCGTGTCGGACGCGGCGCTCGGCGCGCTCGCGGCCAGCTACACCCGCGAGGCCGGCGTGCGCCAGCTCGAGCGGCTGCTGGCGAAGGCGTTCCGCAAGGCGGCCACGCGGCTCGCGACCGGCGAGGTCGACCGGCTCGACATCGACGAGCCCGACCTGGTGGACCTCGTCGGCCGGCCGCGCTTCACGCCGGACAGCCACGAGCGCACCGACGTGCCCGGCGTCGCCACCGGCCTGGCCGTGACCGGCCTCGGCGGCGACGTGCTCTACGTCGAGACGTCCGTGGCCGACGGCACCGCCGGGCTCACCGTCACCGGTCAGCTCGGCGACGTGATGAAGGAGTCCGCCTCGATCGCACTGTCCTGGGTGCGGGCCCACGCCACCGAGCTCGGGATCGGGCCGTCGGCGTTCGACCGGTCGATCCACGTGCACTTCCCGGCCGGCGCCGTCCCCAAGGACGGCCCGTCGGCGGGCGTCACGATGGTGACCGCGCTGGTCTCGCTGCTCACCGGGCGACCGGTGCGCTCGGAGGTCGGGATGACCGGCGAGGTGTCGCTGTCCGGGAGGGTGCTGCCGATCGGCGGGCTCAAGCAGAAGCTGCTGGCCGCCCAGCGTGCGGGGCTGACCACGGTCTACGTGCCCGAGCGCAACCGCCCCGACCTCGACGACGTGCCGGCCGAGCTGCTCGCCGAGCTGGACGTACGCCCCGTGGGCCGGGTCACCGACATCCTGGCCGAGGCGCTCGAGCCGGCCGCGTCGGACGGGGCGGCTCCGGAGGTCAGCGCCGCCTGA
- a CDS encoding inorganic diphosphatase codes for MRPEGLRRSVEEDVLTFDVVVEIPKGERNKYEVDHETGRIRLDRMLFTSTAYPADYGFIENTLGQDGDPLDALVILQQPTFPGCIIECRAIGMFRMTDEAGGDDKVLCVPSHDPRLEHLRDINHVSKYDRLEIQHFFEVYKDLEPGKSVEGADWVGRSEAEAEVHASFERFKTEGHGDDLENLADDSLGEDA; via the coding sequence ATGAGGCCGGAGGGGCTCCGGAGAAGTGTGGAGGAAGACGTGCTGACGTTCGACGTGGTGGTGGAGATCCCCAAGGGTGAGCGCAACAAGTACGAGGTCGACCACGAGACCGGGCGGATCCGCCTGGACCGGATGCTCTTCACCTCCACCGCGTACCCGGCCGACTACGGCTTCATCGAGAACACCCTCGGCCAGGACGGCGACCCGCTGGACGCGCTGGTGATCCTGCAGCAGCCGACCTTCCCGGGCTGCATCATCGAGTGCCGCGCGATCGGCATGTTCCGCATGACCGACGAGGCCGGCGGCGACGACAAGGTCCTGTGCGTGCCGAGCCACGACCCGCGCCTGGAGCACCTGCGCGACATCAACCACGTCTCGAAGTACGACCGCCTCGAGATCCAGCACTTCTTCGAGGTCTACAAGGACCTCGAGCCGGGCAAGTCCGTCGAGGGCGCCGACTGGGTCGGCCGCAGCGAGGCCGAGGCCGAGGTCCACGCCTCCTTCGAGCGCTTCAAGACCGAGGGCCACGGCGACGACCTCGAGAACCTCGCCGACGACAGCCTGGGCGAGGACGCCTGA
- the dacB gene encoding D-alanyl-D-alanine carboxypeptidase/D-alanyl-D-alanine endopeptidase translates to MREARGSERRRRDVRHSRRRWVRTGLPVVLVLGLLGAGVGAYRYDWGPRYLPGLAADPVTEPEQVLPPAGLDLPEWSEPAPVAAPVDTAGTVDPSRVAAALRADLADPDLGPHVVGAVSSLTPGSATWTSPDGTYVPASTTKLLTLGAALATLGPDHRFTTTVVRGDRPREVVLVGGGDPLLASQPLTVAEQGTAYPERADVSTLAVATAEALGGSGRVRVRYDDTLFTGPSDNPAWRRDYVPDDVVSPITALMVDGGREDDGDTRADDPSLAAARAFADALAAAGLTVAGTPEPATAAPGAEELASVQGAPLADVVERVLDVSDNEAAEVLGHQVGLAVSGTGSFEAGAAGVVSTLQDLGIDLSGDTVLDGSGLSRRNRVTTSSMLALLQLAAGPGHDDLRSLVTGMPVAGWSGSLTYRFDDGPAVARGLVRAKTGTLTGVHALAGVVVGRDGLPMVFVLGADRVAAEDGYLAQDALDRAAGRLATCRCSA, encoded by the coding sequence ATGCGCGAAGCGAGAGGGTCCGAACGGCGGCGACGTGACGTACGCCACTCCCGTCGGCGGTGGGTCCGCACCGGGCTCCCGGTGGTGCTCGTGCTCGGCCTCCTGGGCGCCGGGGTCGGCGCCTACCGCTACGACTGGGGGCCGCGCTACCTCCCCGGCCTTGCCGCCGACCCGGTCACCGAGCCCGAGCAGGTGCTGCCCCCCGCCGGGCTCGACCTGCCGGAGTGGAGCGAGCCGGCCCCCGTCGCCGCGCCCGTCGACACCGCGGGCACGGTCGACCCGTCCCGGGTGGCGGCCGCGCTGCGCGCCGACCTCGCCGACCCCGACCTCGGGCCGCACGTCGTCGGAGCGGTGTCGTCGCTGACCCCGGGCTCCGCGACCTGGACCTCGCCGGACGGCACGTACGTCCCCGCCTCCACCACCAAGCTCCTCACCCTCGGCGCCGCGCTCGCCACCCTCGGCCCCGACCACCGCTTCACCACCACGGTCGTCCGCGGCGACCGGCCCCGCGAGGTCGTGCTGGTCGGCGGCGGCGACCCGCTGCTCGCCAGCCAGCCGCTGACCGTCGCCGAGCAGGGGACCGCCTACCCCGAGCGCGCCGACGTCTCGACCCTCGCCGTCGCGACCGCCGAGGCGCTGGGCGGCAGCGGCCGGGTGCGGGTGCGCTACGACGACACCCTCTTCACCGGCCCCTCCGACAACCCCGCCTGGCGGCGCGACTACGTCCCCGACGACGTGGTCAGCCCGATCACCGCGCTGATGGTCGACGGCGGCCGCGAGGACGACGGCGACACCCGGGCGGACGACCCGTCGCTGGCGGCCGCACGGGCCTTCGCCGACGCGCTCGCGGCCGCCGGGTTGACCGTGGCGGGGACGCCCGAGCCGGCGACCGCGGCGCCCGGCGCCGAGGAGCTGGCGTCGGTCCAGGGCGCCCCGCTGGCCGACGTCGTCGAGCGGGTCCTCGACGTCAGCGACAACGAGGCGGCCGAGGTCCTCGGCCACCAGGTCGGCCTGGCCGTGTCCGGCACCGGGTCCTTCGAGGCCGGCGCCGCGGGGGTGGTCTCGACGCTGCAGGACCTCGGCATCGACCTGTCCGGCGACACCGTCCTCGACGGCTCCGGGCTCTCGCGCCGCAACCGGGTCACGACCTCGTCGATGCTCGCGCTGCTGCAGCTCGCGGCCGGGCCCGGCCACGACGACCTGCGCAGCCTGGTCACCGGGATGCCGGTGGCCGGCTGGTCGGGCTCGCTGACCTACCGCTTCGACGACGGCCCCGCCGTCGCCCGCGGGCTGGTCCGCGCCAAGACCGGCACGCTCACCGGCGTCCACGCGCTCGCCGGCGTCGTCGTGGGCCGCGACGGGCTGCCGATGGTCTTCGTCCTCGGCGCCGACCGGGTCGCGGCGGAGGACGGCTACCTCGCCCAGGACGCGCTCGACCGGGCCGCCGGCCGGCTCGCGACCTGCCGCTGCTCGGCCT